From Nerophis lumbriciformis linkage group LG11, RoL_Nlum_v2.1, whole genome shotgun sequence, one genomic window encodes:
- the sbk1 gene encoding serine/threonine-protein kinase SBK1: MQDHGGERQVAGSLPHSVKASLSLSPTGPGRVGSGGGSPTSKTAPCSGGVPVEDMQALAITSLSAADVAKQFEHIRELGKGTYGKVDLVGHRTQGTKMALKFVTKNKTKLKSFLREFSLTGSLSSSPFIIKVLDVLFETEDSYVFGQEYAPAGDLFDIIPPQVGLPEEMVKRCMQQLGLALDFMHSKNLVHRDVKPENVLLFDRECRRIKLADFGMTRRVGSRVKRVSGTIPYTAPEVCRASRTEGFLVTTSLDVWAFGVLVFCMLTGNFPWEAALPADTFYEEFRRWQKAGCPVGTYPSQWRRFTDDALRMFQRLLAAEPEKRCGVKDVFCFVKYELVSELRRRASYRAKRGERSSSGVCTGNCTSSSSSSSHATHNRQPEPSTPPGSSRLRPAPLKRSVLSDPLSPREESGQHQSPGRDKNKSQMVMATAIEICV, translated from the exons TCTGCCGCACAGCGTTAAGGCCAGCCTGTCCCTTTCTCCAACTGGGCCAGGACGGGTGGGCAGCGGTGGTGGCTCTCCCACGTCCAAAACGGCCCCCTGCAGTGGAGGGGTGCCCGTGGAGGACATGCAAGCCCTGGCCATCACCTCACTCTCTGCAGCCGATGTAGCCAAACAGTTTGAGCACATCCGCGAGCTGGGCAAGGGCACCTATGGCAAAGTGGACCTGGTGGGTCACAGAACGCAGG GTACCAAGATGGCGCTGAAATTTGTCACCAAAAACAAGACAAAGCTGAAGAGTTTCCTGCGGGAATTCAGTCTAACGGGCTCACTTAGTTCCAGTCCGTTTATCATCAAAGTCCTGGACGTGCTTTTCGAGACGGAGGACAGCTATGTATTTGGACAAGAGTATGCCCCCGCTGGGGACCTTTTCGACATCATTCCCCCACAG GTGGGCCTGCCAGAGGAAATGGTGAAACGCTGCATGCAACAACTTGGTTTGGCCCTGGATTTCATGCACAGTAAAAACTTGGTGCACCGCGACGTCAAGCCAGAAAACGTTCTGCTGTTCGACCGTGAGTGTCGCCGCATCAAGCTGGCCGACTTCGGCATGACCCGCCGAGTGGGCTCCCGCGTGAAAAGGGTGAGCGGCACCATTCCCTACACGGCGCCCGAGGTGTGCCGCGCCAGCCGCACCGAGGGCTTCCTGGTGACCACCAGTCTAGACGTGTGGGCTTTCGGCGTGCTGGTCTTCTGTATGCTGACGGGCAACTTCCCCTGGGAGGCGGCGCTCCCGGCCGACACGTTCTATGAGGAGTTCAGGCGCTGGCAGAAAGCGGGGTGCCCGGTGGGGACGTACCCGTCGCAGTGGCGCCGCTTCACCGACGACGCCCTGCGCATGTTCCAGAGGCTCCTCGCTGCCGAGCCAGAAAAGCGTTGCGGGGTCAAAGACGTCTTCTGTTTTGTCAAATACGAGCTGGTGAGTGAGCTCCGGCGCAGAGCGTCCTACCGGGCCAAGAGAGGCGAAAGGTCGAGCTCGGGGGTGTGCACCGGCAACTGCACCTCATCATCTTCTTCCTCCTCGCACGCCACCCACAACAGACAACCAGAGCCTTCCACGCCTCCTGGAAGCTCCCGCCTTCGCCCGGCACCTCTCAAACGGAGCGTTCTCTCCGATCCGTTGTCACCCAGAGAGGAGTCTGGACAGCACCAGTCTCCGGGCCGGGACAAGAACAAAAGCCAGATGGTCATGGCGACTGCCATTGAAATCTGTGTGTGA